One genomic window of Arachis stenosperma cultivar V10309 chromosome 10, arast.V10309.gnm1.PFL2, whole genome shotgun sequence includes the following:
- the LOC130955352 gene encoding phytochrome-associated serine/threonine-protein phosphatase: MDLDQWISKVKDGQHLLEDELQLLCEYVKEILIEESNVQPVNSPVTVCGDIHGQFHDLMKLFQTGGHVPETNYIFMGDFVDRGYNSLEVFTILLLLKARYPANITLLRGNHESRQLTQVYGFYDECQRKYGNANAWRYCTDVFDYLTLSAIIDGTVLCVHGGLSPDIRTIDQIRVIERNCEIPHEGPFCDLMWSDPEDIETWAVSPRGAGWLFGSRVTSEFNHINNLDLVCRAHQLVQEGLKYMFQDKGLVTVWSAPNYCYRCGNVASILSFNENMEREVKFFTETEENNQMRGPRTGVPYFL; encoded by the exons GTCAAAGAAATCCTTATTGAAGAATCCAATGTGCAACCTGTCAACAGTCCAGTGACTGTTTGTGGTGATATTCATGGTCAGTTTCATGATCTAATGAAACTTTTCCAGACTGGTGGTCATGTGCCAGAGACAAATTACATTTTTATG GGAGACTTTGTTGACCGTGGTTACAACAGTCTGGAAGTGTTCACCATCCTTTTGCTTCTAAAAGCAAG ATACCCGGCTAATATTACTCTTCTCCGTGGAAACCATGAAAGTAGACAACTTACACAG GTCTATGGATTTTATGATGAATGCCAGAGAAAGTATGGAAATGCTAATGCTTGGCGATATTGTACAGACGTTTTTGACTATCTAACACTTTCTGCAATTATAGATGGAACC GTGCTTTGTGTTCATGGAGGACTTTCTCCAGACATTCGAACAATTGATCAG ATAAGAGTCATTGAGAGGAACTGTGAAATTCCTCATGAGGGACCATTTTGTGATCTAATGTGGAGTGATCCTGAAGACATTGAAACATGGGCGGTTAGTCCTCGTGGAGCAGGTTGGCTATTTGGTTCCAGAGTCACTTCTGAg TTCAATCACATAAACAATCTTGATCTAGTTTGCCGAGCACACCAACTTGTTCAAGAAGGACTTAAGTATATGTTCCAAGATAAAGGTCTTGTAACT gTATGGTCTGCACCTAATTATTGCTATCGTTGTGGAAATGTAGCTTCCATTCTTAGTTTCAATGAAAATATG GAGAGAGAAGTTAAATTTTTCACTGAAACAGAGGAGAACAACCAGATGAGAGGTCCCAGGACAGGCGTTCCATATTTCTTGTAA
- the LOC130956452 gene encoding probable uridine nucleosidase 2, translating into MAAEPKKIIIDTDPGIDDAMAIFLALRSPEVQVIGLTTIYGNVYTTLATRNALHLLEVAGRTDIPVAEGSHVTLTKGTKLRVADFVHGADGLGNQNFPPPEGKPIEDSAAAFLVQQAKLDPGEVTVVALGPLTNIALAIQLDPDFAKNIGQIVILGGAFAVNGNVNPAAEANIFGDPDAADVVFTSGADILTVGINVTHQVVLTGSDREKLASSNGKFAQYLTKILDLYFSYHREAYNTDGVYLHDPTAFLAAVDPTLVTCMEGSVRVQTSGITRGLTILYNKQKRFGEITEWSNKPTVKVAVTVDAPRVVKMIMDRLVES; encoded by the exons ATGGCGGCCGAACCAAAGAAGATCATAATTGATACTGATCCTGGCATCG ATGATGCTATGGCAATATTTCTTGCCCTACGATCACCGGAGGTGCAAGTAATTGGACTTACAACCATTTATGGAAACGTTTACACCACCCTGGCAACCAGAAACGCCTTGCATCTG TTGGAGGTTGCAGGGAGAACTGATATACCGGTTGCTGAAGGATCTCATGTCACATTAACT AAAGGAACAAAACTTCGCGTTGCAGATTTTGTCCACGGTGCTGATGGACTTGGCAACCAAAATTTTCCTCCGCCAGAAGGGAAGCCCATCGAAGATTCAGCTGCTGCTTTTTTGGTTCAACAAGCAAAACTTGACCCTGGCGAAGTCACTGTGGTGGCCCTGGGCCCACTTACAAACATTGCTTTG GCCATACAGCTTGATCCAGATTTTGCCAAGAACATTGGGCAGATTGTTATACTCGGTGGTGCTTTTGCAGTAAATGGCAATGTGAATCCAGCCGCGGAAGCCAAT ATATTTGGTGATCCAGATGCTGCAGATGTTGTGTTCACAAGTGGAGCGGATATACTAACAGTGGGGATAAATGTTACCCACCAAGTTGTATTGACTG GTTCTGATCGAGAAAAGTTGGCAAGTTCAAATGGAAAATTCGCTCAGTACTTGACCAAAATCCTCGATCTGTATTTCTCGTATCATCGTGAGGCCTACAACACCGACG GGGTTTACCTTCATGACCCCACAGCATTTCTTGCAGCTGTTGATCCTACTCTTGTAACCTGCATGGAGGGTAGTGTTAGAGTTCAAACCAGTGGCATTACACGGGGTCTTACAATACTGTACAACAAACAGAAAAG GTTTGGTGAAATCACTGAATGGTCCAATAAGCCCACAGTAAAGGTAGCTGTGACTGTTGATGCTCCTAGAGTTGTAAAAATGATCATGGATCGTCTTGTGGAGTCTTGA